The window aggtaaagaactaacctaatacataattacaaactaggttaaaataatgttttcttgtttcactgaacgatggcaaatgtccggaaaaatcctgtttccttcacaatccttccatcgtcaaaaataaccttcaaacaaagaactacaTCTGAACTTACTTCACATTACCATGTGGGATATTACTGTCTCTACCCATATCCAGACTTTCTATATATAACGATCAATTTTCAGGGTATTAAATGAGCAAGATGACATACTTTCGGCACATCCACACATGGCATCAACAACGTGAGACAATGAATTAACTCGACACATCTAACCTACGTCATATGGCGACCAACAGTGGGCTATTAAGTAAACTCCGATAAGTTGACCATCATCAAAATATGATATCAGATATAAATACCACTAAATACTCAAAGCAATCATAAGTAGGATACATTTAACTATAATATACGATTTTACTCACAACGTTTtttatgttctttgtttgaaatttatttttgacaatggaaggattgttaaAAACCAGGATTTTTCTGTTCATTTGCCATTGcttagtgaaaaaaaaaatgggaacactacgtttcgagatctgcaatctgatctcttcgcCAGGTAaatactaacctaacacataattacaaactaggctaaaataaacaaatcataccagagcgttgtggcacgcctaagtcaggaatcacaaccaccatgttgtgtgtcaacttcactaactctaaaacaagcactcaataaaaaactaaacacaacactaattattaaaacttaactacagaatacaggtcacaatatgtctgcatttcgtcgatcaaccacctacgactgaccaaaggccaATAATTGCAATtggcctagtttgtaattatgtgttaggttagtatttatctgaagaagagatcagattgcagatcttgaaacaaagtattactgatttttttgtttcactgaacgatggcaaatgtccggaaaaattctgttttcttcatgttttatgtactgttttatgtaagaattgttagtggTTACCTTAAGATAAGAGTATCCATTTCAGTGTTGAGGTATCCCTCACTTGCCAGCAGGTCCAGGCGGAAGAAGCGGTTGTAGCCCCAGCACTCCCCAATCTCAAAGTCGGATGCAAACTCTCGCACTATATTCTTACTGGCATCTCGCGAACCCTGGTGTATCATCTCCACCCTGTATTCGTACCTGGAATTGAACAAACTGAAACTTTAGTCTCACTTTTCATTGATCTCAATGTTACATTGCAGAGAATCCTTACTTCAATAATAAGAGTCAGTGATCTAAGGTATCGAGACTGGAGCTGAACTAGAGATAATGCAGGATTAAATCCTGCCTACAACCgcactttttataatttactgtatgTAGAGCTCACACTGTATCGACTCTcatccttattctgttttataagatcttcgcacaggccagtggcccatgaggatgggtaGGCTAAAAAGAGGATTGGAGAATTCGTGCTTGCTCAAACTCAGAGCCAGACCAAGGTGTGCAGTTATAATGTACtgcaaataaatttgaattgaatttatatcCAAATTTAACGACCAGCTCTTGTTCCCGACATGTGCTGCTACCTCTCGATCTTTTACAGAACTATTTGAGCAGATTTTTGTtgctaaataaatactttaaaatcaacTGTAAACAGCTGTCGACACAGCCAGTAGCTCGCATGTCACATCTACTTTTGCCATATATGCACATTGGTTGTTATAAGCTTTGTTTATCTtgctttttactatattattgtttgttaacctctatttcagttcttttatttatttttattttttccttattttaaatagaagaagACGATAGTAATTagaattaaaaccataaaaataacaataaaactttgcTTCCTAATTTTTGTGtgcatttcatttttgtataatagtttttaatccaTTAACCACTTATCACGTGTGGACGGCCGACACAGTACCAAAACGCCGATCACAAGACGGTACCATGATGACGAcacacattattaaatatttgtttaaatattagtacGATCTCCAGACGATCAATGTAAAACTGTTATGGAAGTTGTCTCATTTTGAAGACAATTACAtatccaaatgctttttagtttttcttgttaaGTTTACActgttttatctttaaaattatgatgTACAATAAAGTATGAATACTACATTTTCTGgtaccaataaaaatgttttctgaataaccaataaaaataaaaactaaatacttgtTTGCATGCGTAAAACTAAATCTTTATATTCACACTTTCCACCTGATGAGAAAATTAATGATTGAAAGGAAATCAATCACTTTCAGTTACAAAGTCTAAAAAAAGAATGAGTAATTGAAATTtccacataatatattatatataagataaatatatgaaCTTAGGTAAGCCCTCAGTTCCAGGTAGAGAAGAGAGTTCCAGTTACAAGGAAGCAAATTATGATCCCATCAATCAGACGTGttccttttaaacttttattctcaTCCATAATTTCTTCTCTCACCATTTCCTTCACTAGATTTACTGTATTATTTCCAGCAACTTACTTGGAAGTTTCGGGCAGGCCAGCCGTCAGTTCCAAGAATACAGAGAGATAGTTGCCTCTCACAACTCCGTTCCCATCAGGGTACACTTTCAGCCGCCAACAAAGACCATTGACGTGGAGGGGAGGAGAGTAGACAGGGTCGGCCTTGTGTTGCAGCTGAGTAAACTGTTGCATGGCGAAGGTACTGCTGTCATATCCTGGCACTATCTCACTGTAACATAATAGATACATTGTTGGTCACCATTTGACAACAACAATACAAACTAACACAGACTGGAGGAGAGTAGAAAGGTTCGGCCTTGTGATTGGAACCGGGTAAACTGCTGCATGGCGAAAATTCCCACCCTAAACCAAGTCTTAGTTACACCAATAGACATTTCACTAGATTGATGAACAGAAAACACGAACCaacttaatacaataatttacaatttctaaCACCAACAGATTGTTATCCTGAACTCCTACTATATTTAATCTTTCCGTTTTGTTGGCTAGGAGGTGTTTTATGTGTCAAATTAAGTGAAATACAAAACtgtaatgaattattacaaaCTTGAACAGCACATATTACTATAATTATCCAACAAATGGTAAATTCAAATCCACCAATATTACCTCTGAAAGTCGGCAGGTACCGGTGCTGTAACGAAGCTGGCCATCGGTTTCTTCCGAACTTGATGTATCATCCGCGAGAGCTCTGCCGAGTGAGATATGAACTCACTCCGTTTGCGTGTGTGCAGTTGGCGTTCAATCTCTTGCAGAAGGGCCTCCAGCTGTTCTGTCTCCTGTGTCAGAGATGACTTCTGTGCCATCAGTGTCAACAGCTTGGCCTTAAGCTGAGAATCGAGCCGAGCGATCATGAGCTCCACCGCATTACGTATCTCACGAACTCGCTCATCCTTCGCTGACCGCGACGCTCTCCACATTTCGTTCCTAGCGaggggaaaattataaaaatgtttagttcaaCATCGGcatgttaagtatttattatagCCTAAAAATGCAACAGGGTTTGAAAGAGAGCAGCCCATTGTTACATAAGAAATCTATTTGTCT of the Homalodisca vitripennis isolate AUS2020 unplaced genomic scaffold, UT_GWSS_2.1 ScUCBcl_9065;HRSCAF=17430, whole genome shotgun sequence genome contains:
- the LOC124374569 gene encoding E3 ubiquitin-protein ligase TRIM37-like, with amino-acid sequence MWRASRSAKDERVREIRNAVELMIARLDSQLKAKLLTLMAQKSSLTQETEQLEALLQEIERQLHTRKRSEFISHSAELSRMIHQVRKKPMASFVTAPVPADFQSEIVPGYDSSTFAMQQFTQLQHKADPVYSPPLHVNGLCWRLKVYPDGNGVVRGNYLSVFLELTAGLPETSKYEYRVEMIHQGSRDASKNIVREFASDFEIGECWGYNRFFRLDLLASEGYLNTEMDTLILRFQVRPPTFFQRCRDQQWYIGQLLTLQNQHVQQINELKEQLTINLCGNALNAAIRGVQQQFKFATKQCQPSGLC